Sequence from the Chthoniobacterales bacterium genome:
CGGGCTGCGAGATTGTGCGCATCACAGCGCCGACGGTGAAGGACGCCCGCAATCTCGAAGTCATCGCAAAAGGACTTCGAGACGGAGGCTGCGATGTGCCGTTGGTGGCAGATATCCATTTCAAGCCCGAGGCGGCGATGGAATCGGCAAAGTGGGTCGAGAAGGTGCGGGTGAACCCGGGAAACTACGCGGATTCCAAAAAATTCGCCGTGCGGGAATACACCGACGAGCAATACGCGGCCGAGATCGGGCGAATCCGGGAAAAATTTGCACCCTTGGTTCAAGCGTGCCGCGAGCGCGGGGTGGCAATGCGGATCGGCACGAACCACGGCTCGCTCAGCGACCGGATCATGAACCGGTATGGCGACACGCCGCTCGGCATGGTTGAAAGCGCTCTGGAATTCGCCCGCATTGCGCGCGACCTCGGCTACCACGATTTCGTTTTTTCCATGAAGGCGTCGAATCCCAAGGTGATGATCGAGGCCTACCGCCTGCTTGTTTCGCGGCTCGAGGCCGAGGGCGCCGATTGGAATTATCCGATCCATCTCGGCGTGACCGAAGCCGGGGACGGCGAGGACGGGCGCATCAAGAGCGCGGTGGGGATCGGGGCACTTCTTGCAGACGGTATCGGCGACACGATCCGTGTCAGCCTAACGGAGGACAGCATTCACGAGATTCCGGTCGCCCGTGAGTTGGTGAACTTGTTCGCCGGAAAGTGCGAGGGGTGGACCGGTCCGGAGAGGGTTTCGTTCGATCCGTTCACCTACGCGCGCCGCGCGAGTGCGCGGATGCTGGTGAACGGCGTGGCGGTCGGCGCCGACGAAGTTCCGCGCGTGGTGGTCACGCGCAAGCATTACGATGCGGTGGCCCACAAACTTGCCGGGCTGGGGGACTTCCAGCCGGAACTCGTTTACGAGGATCTGGCAGCGGTCGAGATCGACCCGCGCGATTTGCAGGATGTCGCGGCAGTGAACGGACGGAAGGAGCCCTGTCTTGTGACGGTCAAAGACGGAATCGGCATGCCGGTAATCGCCGCGTTCCGCCTTCTCGCTTCGAGAGTCGAGTCACGGCATCCCATTTTGCTGAAGGACACGCTCGTCCCCCATCCGGACCCCCAGACGCCGTTTATTCGGACATTGCTGGCTGCCTCGGCGCGCTTGGGATCGCTCCTGTGTGACGGGATCGGCGATGCGGTCCTGTTGCGCACCGAGGATGCTCCGGGCCAGACCCTGCGGCTTGCTTACAACATTCTGCAAGCCGTCGGTGCGCGTATTTTCAAGACCGACTATGTGGCTTGCCCGAGTTGCGGGCGAACGCTCTTCAATCTTCAGGAAACAACAGCGCGGATCAAAGCCGCAACGCAACATCTCAAAGGCGTAAAAATCGCCATCATGGGATGCATCGTCAATGGTCCCGGCGAGATGGCCGATGCGGACTTCGGCTACGTGGGGGGAGCGCCGGGCAAAGTGAATCTTTACGTGGGCAAGAAACCGGTGAAATTCAATATTCCCGAAGCTGAGGCCGTGGACCGGCTCGTCGATCTTATCAAAGAGCATGGCCGGTGGATGGAATTGCCGGTGCACGCGGCGGTTGCAGAAGGTTCGGTCTCCGCCTAATTTTCCTTTGGCGGGTGGCCGGCGGCCGCTGCGCGGTTCGCCCGTGCAGAGGAAAGTCCGGACACCTCGGGGCAGCACGCCGCGCGCAAGCGCGGGGCCGACGGACGCAAGTCCGCCGCCACGGATAGTGTCGCAGAAAATATACCGCCCGCTTCGGCGGGTAAGGTTGAAATGGCGGGGTAAGAGCCCACCGCCCCGAGAGCAATCGAGGGGGCAGGACAAACCCCGTGCGGTGCAAGACAGAACAGGAATGACGGCCCGCCCCGGCCGCCCCGCGCAAGCAGGGCACATTCCGGGTATTAGTCGCACCCTGCGAAAGCGGGGCGCCGGCGCGAGCCGGTGAGAGAAATGGCCGCCCGGACGGTTCGCCGTCCGACAGAATCCGGCTTACGGCCACCCGCCCTTTTCAATGCGCCGAAGCCTTCTCGGCGCCGAGACCGGTGTTGGCGCGAACCTGCATCTCGGTGAATTTGTCTGCGGAGGGAATGTCCTTGGACAACATTGTTCCGAGCCAAGCTCCGAAGAATCCCAAAGGTATGCTGACGAGTGCCGGGTTTTTGAGCGGGAACAAAGGCTCCTTCATGAGGTCGGGGCTGACCAAGATGAGAACAATGCTGGAGACAAGACCGGTCAGCAGCCCTGCGACGGCACCTGCCGTGTTGAACCTTTTCCAGTAAAGCGAAAAGACCATCACGGGAAGGTTGGCGCTGGCGGCAACAGCAAAAGCGAGGCCGACGAGGAAGGCGACATTGACGCCGGGGCCCAAGGCGATCGCTATCGCAATAGACGCCGCGCCGACGACAAAAGCCGTGATGCGGGCAACGCGAACCTCCTCCCCGGGTGCCTGTTCCTTGCCGTGGTGGATGACATTGACAAAGAAATCGTGGGCGAAGCTCGTGCTTGCGCTGATGGTCAGCCCGGCGACAACAGCCAGAATCGTGGCGAAGGCCACCGCGCAGATAAATGCGAAGAAAACTTCCCCACCAAGCACGCGCGCCAACTCCGGTGCCGCCATGTTGGTTCCCCCGTTGGCCGCGATGTGGTCCGGGCCCAAAAGACTTGCGGCGCCGAAACCAAAAAAAGTGGTCATGATGTAAAACAGACCGATGATCAGCATGGCCCAGACCACGCTGGCGCGCGCCGTCTTGGCGTCCGGCACTGTGTAGAAACGAATCAAAATGTGCGGCAGGCCGGCGGTCCCGAGGAGAAGCGCCATGCCGAGGGAAATTTGATCCCAGGGATTTTTGAATATCAGGCCCGGCGTTAGAAAGTTCCGCGTCACCGTTTGTCCGTCGGCCGCGGTGGAGGTGATCGCCGTGAGGGAAGCAAAGAATTCGCCGAGGTTGAAGTGGTAGCGCTCGAGCACGAGGATGCTGAGTAAAATGCTGCCGGCGATCAGCAGCACGGCTTTGATGATTTGCACCCACGTAGTTGCCAGCATGCCGCCGAACACGACGTAAACGACCATGAGCACACCCACGCCGATCACCGCGACTTCGTAGGAGGCACCGGGTATCAGTTGGCGGACAAGCACACCTGC
This genomic interval carries:
- the ispG gene encoding (E)-4-hydroxy-3-methylbut-2-enyl-diphosphate synthase: MTQRLPPPFYPSRRRSREVRIGDVGLGGDNPVRVQSMITCDTMDTEASVAESRALADAGCEIVRITAPTVKDARNLEVIAKGLRDGGCDVPLVADIHFKPEAAMESAKWVEKVRVNPGNYADSKKFAVREYTDEQYAAEIGRIREKFAPLVQACRERGVAMRIGTNHGSLSDRIMNRYGDTPLGMVESALEFARIARDLGYHDFVFSMKASNPKVMIEAYRLLVSRLEAEGADWNYPIHLGVTEAGDGEDGRIKSAVGIGALLADGIGDTIRVSLTEDSIHEIPVARELVNLFAGKCEGWTGPERVSFDPFTYARRASARMLVNGVAVGADEVPRVVVTRKHYDAVAHKLAGLGDFQPELVYEDLAAVEIDPRDLQDVAAVNGRKEPCLVTVKDGIGMPVIAAFRLLASRVESRHPILLKDTLVPHPDPQTPFIRTLLAASARLGSLLCDGIGDAVLLRTEDAPGQTLRLAYNILQAVGARIFKTDYVACPSCGRTLFNLQETTARIKAATQHLKGVKIAIMGCIVNGPGEMADADFGYVGGAPGKVNLYVGKKPVKFNIPEAEAVDRLVDLIKEHGRWMELPVHAAVAEGSVSA
- a CDS encoding sodium/solute symporter (Members of the Solute:Sodium Symporter (SSS), TC 2.A.21 as described in tcdb.org, catalyze solute:Na+ symport. Known solutes for members of the family include sugars, amino acids, nucleosides, inositols, vitamins, urea or anions, depending on the system.): MTAAPASSGSQTSLWMFLAFVAATLVITWISARKSSDASAFFAAGRRITGWQNGLAVAGDYMSAASFLGIAGMIAMNGYDGFMYSVGFLVAYLTVLFIVAEPLRNAGKYTMADVLAYRLKPRPVRAAASLSTLTVSVFYMIAQMVGAGVLVRQLIPGASYEVAVIGVGVLMVVYVVFGGMLATTWVQIIKAVLLIAGSILLSILVLERYHFNLGEFFASLTAITSTAADGQTVTRNFLTPGLIFKNPWDQISLGMALLLGTAGLPHILIRFYTVPDAKTARASVVWAMLIIGLFYIMTTFFGFGAASLLGPDHIAANGGTNMAAPELARVLGGEVFFAFICAVAFATILAVVAGLTISASTSFAHDFFVNVIHHGKEQAPGEEVRVARITAFVVGAASIAIAIALGPGVNVAFLVGLAFAVAASANLPVMVFSLYWKRFNTAGAVAGLLTGLVSSIVLILVSPDLMKEPLFPLKNPALVSIPLGFFGAWLGTMLSKDIPSADKFTEMQVRANTGLGAEKASAH